TAGTGCTAATATGAAAGTAAGTGCTTCTAAATCCGCCACTTCGCCAAGCGGCAAAACGTTAGTGGCAAGGCTAGGAGACACCCAACTCATCGACAAGACTACTGGTAATTTGAGAAATCATACCGACCTTATCTCGTTTGACACTTTTGACAAACTTCATATCGACAGCCGAATCTTTATCATATTTGGCAGACCACATAATGAATTCGACTAATAAAGGAACTAAATCAATTCCTTTTCGAGTAAGACGATATATTATCTTTTGCTTATGACTTGGGTCGCTTGACTTGCTAATTATTCCGTTACTTTCAAGTAAAGACAATCTATCAGAAAGAATATTTGTTGCAATGCCTTCTTCCGACAACAGGAATTCACCATAAAAGTGCTTGCCTTTAAACATTAAATCTCTAACAATTAAGAATGTCCATTTATCGCCAAATATTTCTAATGCAAAATTTATCGGACAGTCCGACTTTCTTTTAATCGCTTTCATAGCGCAAAAATATAAAAAAATAAAACCACTTGCAAATTTAAAGTAGTTTTGTATATTTGCAGTTCACAATTTAAAAAAAAATAAAAATGACAAATTCAATTAATTGGTTCGAAATCCCAGTATCAGATTTCGCAAGAGCAAAAAAATTTTACGAGACAATTATGGATGCTGAAATGCAGCCAATGGAAATGGGAGGAATGAAATCAGCTTTCTTTCCTTTTGATATGCAAGGTGGCGGTATAGGCGGTTGTATCACAAAAGCCGAAGGCTATGAACCTGCTTCAAAAGGTGCATTGATTTATCTTAATGGTGGAGATGATTTATCCACACCTCTTTCTAAAATAGAAAAGGCAGGTGGAAAAATTGTAATGCCAAAAACGGCTATTGGTGCAAATGGTTTTATGGCTCATTTTACCGACACTGAAGGCAATAAGGTTGCGTTACACTCAAGAAAATAAACAATGGGTAAATTAGTAAATGATATAACAATAAACGCTTCCATCGACAAAATTTGGAGCATACTCACAGATTTAGAACTTTTGGACAAAACCGACCCAACCGTTAAAAAAGCAACGTTAATTTCTGAAAACAAAACAGGGCTTGAAGCAAAAAGAAAAGTGCTTATGCAAGACGGCAAAAATTGGTTTGATGAGAAAATAACAATTTTCAAAACTAATGAAGAGTTAGCTTATCAATTAACTGACTGTTCATTTCCAATCAAGGCGTTGAAACACACTTACAGTTTTCAAAAAATTGGCAACCAAACCAAAGTACAACAAGTAATGGAATATACTGTAAAGTTTGGTATTCTTGGAGTGCTTATGGACAAAATGATGATAGGCAAACAGTTCAATTCAGGTATTAATAAA
Above is a window of Chlorobiota bacterium DNA encoding:
- a CDS encoding helix-turn-helix transcriptional regulator encodes the protein MKAIKRKSDCPINFALEIFGDKWTFLIVRDLMFKGKHFYGEFLLSEEGIATNILSDRLSLLESNGIISKSSDPSHKQKIIYRLTRKGIDLVPLLVEFIMWSAKYDKDSAVDMKFVKSVKRDKVGMISQITSSLVDELGVS
- a CDS encoding VOC family protein, whose amino-acid sequence is MTNSINWFEIPVSDFARAKKFYETIMDAEMQPMEMGGMKSAFFPFDMQGGGIGGCITKAEGYEPASKGALIYLNGGDDLSTPLSKIEKAGGKIVMPKTAIGANGFMAHFTDTEGNKVALHSRK
- a CDS encoding SRPBCC family protein produces the protein MGKLVNDITINASIDKIWSILTDLELLDKTDPTVKKATLISENKTGLEAKRKVLMQDGKNWFDEKITIFKTNEELAYQLTDCSFPIKALKHTYSFQKIGNQTKVQQVMEYTVKFGILGVLMDKMMIGKQFNSGINKFLTGLKNYAEK